In Raphanus sativus cultivar WK10039 chromosome 5, ASM80110v3, whole genome shotgun sequence, the following proteins share a genomic window:
- the LOC108861916 gene encoding uncharacterized protein LOC108861916 isoform X1 encodes MSAIIRLRHGYFASLLFKRHWSLTEVEEKCGGNSSATSSTAVGFAEIMLLHSECFCKSSRWSTFQSMLTLLISQASFSAGLSLPVTFQGSACKT; translated from the exons A TGTCTGCAATTATTCGTCTGAGGCATGGATATTTTGCATCTCTCTTATTTAAAAGACACTGGTCTCTCACCGAAGTCGAAGAGAAATGTGGAG GAAATTCATCTGCAACTAGCTCAACAGCTGTTGGTTTTGCGGAGATAATGTTGCTGCACTCAGAA TGCTTTTGCAAGAGCTCCAGATG gtCTACATTTCAGAGCATGTTAACGTTGTTAATATCACAAGCCAGTTTCTCTGCAGGTTTGAGTTTACCTGTAACGTTTCAGGGTTCAGCTTGCAAAACATGA
- the LOC108861916 gene encoding histone deacetylase 15 isoform X2 produces MSAIIRLRHGYFASLLFKRHWSLTEVEEKCGGNSSATSSTAVGFAEIMLLHSECFCKSSRWSTFQSMLTLLISQASFSADC; encoded by the exons A TGTCTGCAATTATTCGTCTGAGGCATGGATATTTTGCATCTCTCTTATTTAAAAGACACTGGTCTCTCACCGAAGTCGAAGAGAAATGTGGAG GAAATTCATCTGCAACTAGCTCAACAGCTGTTGGTTTTGCGGAGATAATGTTGCTGCACTCAGAA TGCTTTTGCAAGAGCTCCAGATG gtCTACATTTCAGAGCATGTTAACGTTGTTAATATCACAAGCCAGTTTCTCTGCAG ACTGCTGA